The window GACTCTGTGTTTCGAAGTCTTTAATGGCCTTATTTCTGTTTCTATAGTGTTTGTGAATGATATCATGTAGTTCGTAACTCTCCATGTCATTTCTGTTTgggtttccttttcttttctttacccTTTTCCTGTTTGACATGACAATGAGTAACAGAATTCAGCTTGACATGAGTTGTTGTTGGTCCCCTGTTTCTTAACTGGTTTTCAAATTCTTGGTTGAAATTGATAAGTGTTTGTGTACTCAAAGAATGACATATATTCTTGGAAACAGATTAGTAGGAACCACTGTAGCAACTTAATACACCACTAGATGCTTATTCCACTTTCTGATAAGGTTAATTTCTAGAATGATTTGTTACTCTTTTCCTAGTATGATTGAAGTTATGTTAGTTGAAGCATTTTCCTATAGAAAGTAGGGTCATGGTTTGCTTTGATACAAAAAATAaggttgttttcattttttttctatttGTTATTTTCCCTTTTGTTTGTTTACCAGTACTCCTTTAGACCATATATCTGGTCTCCTAGGTTCCTTGATGAATGTTCTGGATGATCAGAGGCAACCATTAAAGTTTGTTTAAGTTTATAAGTTCAACTAGTGATCTTCCAGTTTTCCTTACTGTTTTGCCCAAGAAAACAGTGATAGTTCAGCTTGGTCCTTCAAGGTTATTATCTATATCCAAAGTGTTGGTTTTACTTAAGTTTAGGAAAAATTCGTTTCTTTTCCTTATGTTCGAATTTGAAAGGGTTGATGTACAAAACAATTAACTGGTTACTCTGATTATTATAGCATGCCTTTGATAGTTTTGTATGATAAAATACCTAGTTTAAAGGGGTTGTTTGAAGATGTGTTGAAATCTCTTAAGTGTACCTTTCTTGTGTGTTGAAGTTCTAATAAAGAGGGTTGGACCAGTTTTAACCTATGTGTTTATTTGAAATGTGATAAGGTGTTGGTTTTGTTATGATCAAGTAGCATGAGTTTCTCTGGCCATGCCTGCCATTAGTAAACATGTCCAAGTTTGTTGTTCAAATCTTTAACTTAGTTGTGACTTCTTCCAAAACTAAAATTATTAATAGTCCCAGAGGTTAAGCACTCCCTTCTTTAGAAACTATCAAAATTCTTTTCTTTTCCCTTGGTTTAGAAATCATGCTTTGAGTTTGTGTTAGAATAAGTTTTTTTGGTACTCCCTCAAACTCAACATACCTTCTCAATATGTTTCCAGGAAAGATTTCAAAAGGTTTAAGTGTTCAAGCATGTTTTGACTGATAAGTTCTGGTGTGTGCTCGCCTGATCTGTTTTCATTGAGGACATTAGTTGCAATAATTCAAACTTTAATTCTGTTCTGGATGATAAAAGGCTGGGCACATATTTTGTTTGAAATTTCTCCTAAAAGAAACTGTCACTTATGTACTTATAACTTATAAGAGTATCCCAAGTCTTGAATCAAATTGTTTTCCGAAGCTGTTTTCTTGCCTGAATCTTTTCTTATGTTGTATTGATGTTTGAAAGCCAAAGCAACTTAGGGACAGGTTTATCCCCTTCAATAGCTTGCCATGCCAAAGTTCTAGAACCTTTGGATCTTGTGCGGCATTGAAAACATGGATGGTGGTAGCCCCCATTGCTGCCTTAGTTTTTATTTAGCCTAATGTTTTGTCCTAATATGATCAGTCTTGGAAAGCTAATCTCTCTTTAAGAATCTTGTTGAGTTGATGCCATTCCTCTCCAGTTGTGGATTTACTAACTGCCAAAGTCTTATTCATTACGTCTGTTCTGAGTGCTTGTTGTCCCTGTTATGTGTCAAGACCAAGTTTTCTTGTGCACAACTCATGTGACAATTTCTATTTAGTCAAGTATGAAGATTAAGTCCTTAGTCTCAATCTCTGTTTCTATTTAGTTACATATATAATGCTTGGGTCACTCTCTCTATtgttgatagttgttgttgttggtttgtaGCTGAATATTTCCCTACTCTTGTGCTAGATTGCTTCAATTTTGTGAGTTATAGATTATGTTTGATGATTTCAATCATTTATTCAAGTGCAAGCACCAGTTTCACCTAATTTAAATCTAAACCAGTTGGCATTTTTTTTATATAGCAAGTCTGTTTTCCCCCTCCTtttctttgcatgacttggggGGATTTTCAAATCCCAAATGTCTCGGAGTTGCCGTCGAACTTATGAACATTTGTTGCACCAGTGACAACATTTTTGGCCACTCTGTTGCTACTTATTGCTGCCATAGATTGTTTCTCTGTGGCTGCTGCTTTGCTGTTAGGTTTGTGTGCCATATTTGATAAAAGTAGCTGCTGTTACACTTGATAAGATGAACTGCTGATGCATCCTTAGTTAAACTTGCTGAAATTGTGGTCCTTTAACCTGATGTACTTGGGTGAATAGCTACCCACTGCACAGCTGGGCAAATTGCGTGCATTATTACGATATAAACGCTCTAATGTTGTTGAAGCAGTGAAGTCATATATACCtgtgtatacatgaagtatacttaaaatatacatatTATGTATCATCTCCTGATctattttgagtttatattttacatgttttacCTTATTCGTTGagtgtatactaatccttttcctttcattttcatgCATGACTACCGCATACGcatccgagggactcgttcttcttccatattcgatgttgggctaaagcccaactaAATCTCTCTCTGTCTAGCCCTCTGTCCACagcaaaaaatggaaaacataaattctgggccaaagcccaaattGGCGTGACAACAGCAGCAATATATCTAAAAATtgttactgggccgaagcccaataatgACCAGACCCGCGGCAATCCAGAAAATGGGCAGAGCCCATTTAACTTCATCTTAGCCTCTATTTTGTTCTGTGCATTTAACttatattatttgactaacccgttactttgttttgttttcctaacttagatgaattctagcaaatttagtgggttagctttagtataatgggtagtgaatttaagagagaaacacaaaattaattccataagttttattctctgcttttcatgttaaaatgtctaatatttattttatttggaataattgatttgcaaaatggcattgattatatattttaagtaaagggaatcatattatatacacgtttcaaaacgtcactaatactcaaatataaattcaagtatattttataaatgactcttcaagtttgaatcaatcccGTATAATTTTAGCTAAGTGTAATTAATAAGAAATAATGAAAAAGAAGAAACTCATGCTCTTTTTCATCACATTTAAAGGAAataagtctaggcatttctatttttatcatattgatacaatataaattttatttaaaattcacattagctattttgtatttttcGTTTATATTCCTAAACCGCAAAAAGAATCAATTAATATATCACCATTCGAGTTGTTCAAATATTTACTAAAACACTGTAACAACCTGCACTTTCTcctacttatatgcaaattatcatgTTTTTCGCAaaaaatctcattttgaatggcATTATTCTACTTCCATTTAAAGTATTAGCGacatttataaatcttattttcaaatagcatttgaagttctcttttatgcaaatcactatacaaatcttattttgaataacatttaaaatcttcttttatgcaaatcattatattctCCTAAATCTTATTTTACGCAACAttgttatatttttcttaaaaccttaacaacctttATAAGCCTTGTTTTAAAATAGCCTTTAACgttcttcttttatacaaattattatattttctgtaaatcttattttaactgcattactttcttttttaaaaactttagcaatattttaagtcattttctaaaatttaagcattgtatttaatctaattaattaacctaagtttggccggataaccgtagttagcggattctgaaggatgcctaaccccttccctttaggataatatagagcccttacctagaatcacattggttaagcagactattaacggaggtgtagatttaactttaccttagttaacatctaggtgtcctaattcaccgttaaattaattaggtggcgactccttaagcaaaataaataggaatctccaatatgttgtactctactttaacccgtttaaaatggggtacgaCAGTTGATACAcaaaaatacactgaaatatactgaaacattttatcaaacacttggtgggcatgaagctccaaaactctcatcaatggtgtttctacaataacaacctattctcttgctcctagatgatgctacaatatcatattgctataatcaatactattcttcatcactcataagaTAAATAACACCACATGATTAGCAAACATAAGAAGAATTTTCCTCTTATTTCGGCCTATTCATGGAGATTTAGCAAACGAATTGTCATGACTGAGCTTTGGCCATTGGCTGGAGATCCTCCACTGCTTTTCTTGTTGCCACTGGTGTATTTTTGCTTGGAGTATCAATATCCGCCATTAAAATGGAGAGTTAGAGCCTGTTGAAGATACTCTAACAATggctgaaaatatttttttaaaaaaaaaaaattgaatgacAAGTGAAGGTAAAGACGATGAAAATTTATGAACGATTGAGGAGAAATATAACAAATAACATAACGAAAATTAGTTACCTGTAGAGATTGGGTAACtgataaggaagaagaagaagaagaagaaatcgtGCTAATTATGGTGAAGAATAATGGGAGTAAAATACGGTTGTGAATTGAAGAtatgagagaaaaatatttggaaaaaaaaaaagagattgtgggtaagtgggagagaggtaccttatttttagggaaatacactgcagttacaaaaacaaattatagatggtaatttgattaataattaagctaccaaaaataattttaaaaaaaagggtagatattactaataaataagtcttagaggtagttatgggcagtatttttttttttttagcctgaTCCAATCATGTAGACGAGATTAGGGGCCATACTCCCCTTTCTTCCCGTAGTTGCTATTAGATCTCAAGGATCTATCATACGGTGCCTAATCCAGGATAAATTGTCGGTTTTACAGTTGGTGAATCCTTATAATGCAAGTTCTAATGTCCCTCCATTacaatttgggtaaaaaatatcTCTCCACTttattttaatgattaaaaatatcCTTTATTACAATTTTGGGTCATTTATGCCCTTGCTGTTTTGAAAGTTAACAAATATACTCCTCATTTAACGGAAATCAACAAATTGATTCAAATAACCCGATTTCACAAAAAATAACCCACTCCCTATTTTACCGCTCTAACCCGCCTCCTAAAATAACTCAAGTCTTTTTTCTCTCATATTTTCTCTTCCAGCAACTTGACTCTCAAGCACACCGCTCtggcgagtctcgtcaatcaggactatttcatccgcgaataacatacaccatggtaCCTCATCTTGAGTTTGCCGCGTCAACCCATCCAACACCAAggaaataaaaatgggctaagagatGATctctggtgcaaccccatcataactggaaagtgctccgagtctcctcccatagtccttaccctggtcttggccccatcatacatgttCTTGATTGCCCTAAAGAGAGTTTATCTTATTTATTAAATTTCATAAAATAAATGAATTACTTCTTATctataattttaatttattttttaatatatttacTGATGGATATATCTCATAGGGGATGCTAGTGTAAGATTTCTATAAGATACGGTCAATAAGTCTTAATTTTAAAACACAAGGGATGCACcagttatattataagagtgtttAGTGTAATTAATCCAAACAAAATTAAGAAATGCTTTAAAGTATCTGTAAAAGTCATGTTAGCTTTGATCGACGTCATAACAAATGACATGATATATAACTCTATCAAGTCCCAGAATAAATTTGAGCAAAATCCTTCACGCCAATACTTTGAGTCATGTTCATATTTCACCCAAACGATGTAAAAAGAAACAACTAACCACAACATAAAAAATGTCAACCAAGTTTATCCAACCAAATTTAAGGTAGTTAGAAGCAGAAACCGACTGACAAAAGTGTAGCCTCCCCATGTCAAGCTTCTAGCCACCGAGCCAGACCAAAATATCAAGTGATTTCTTTCCATCTATCTAAATACTGTGAGTAAAGCTACCCGACCTTGTGCTGGTGAAAAATAACAGATGAATTAGTCGAATTGCTAAACCAACCTAGACAACATAGTTAATTGGTATGGGCGCTACCATAATAGCTCTGAGCAGACTAATCTAGAAAAGTGAACCAATTGGTATGGGCTCTTAAAAACTGGTCAGCCAAATGCATAttaattaaaaggaaaaaaaaaagcataGAACACTAGTTTAACCAGAATCTTGAAATAAATGCAACAGACACAACCCCTTGTGCTTGATTAAAGAGTAGCAGACTAGCAGTTCGTTACTGAATAAGTAACTCGAAAAACACGTGTGCTTGACAAATGTTACAAAAGTGCGAAACATATTTTACTACAACTCAAAAACACTTACTTTTCAACAAAAGCTTCGCCAAAcacataaatttaaaaaataatactttttgaaagaaaaaaacatttttaGCTTCAAGGAAAGCTTGACCAAATAGGTTGTATCTTAACTACTATTAGGTGGTTAAAGCAAACTGAGAAACGAGTAACCAAAAGAACAACATTTGATCCATAAAAGACAATCATTCTCTCATCAAAAAGCTGCTTACTAGTACCAACATAAATATTCAAAAAGCTGTTTGCAGAAGAAAATAGGCATTACTAAGCAAAAGCGAAACATATAGACTCCAAACTACAAAACTTAAAACTTTAACCACACTCCAACAGCACGGAATCCGAGACAGCTTAAGCAGTGGTGGCGGATTGAGCAGCCAACCTCTTACGTGCCTCCTCGATGATGGACAACTTAATACCTTTACCCTTAGGTAGTGATACCCACGGCTTAGTACCCTTGCCAAGTGTGAACACATTACCCAAACGGGTAGCAAATTCATGACCAAGCGCATCCTGAATATGGACAGTCTCGAAGCTACCCTTATGCTTCTCCCTGTTCTTAAGAACACCAACACGACCCCTGTTTCTACCTCCGGTGACCATCACAACATTCCCAACATCAAACTTGATGAAATCAACAATCTTGTTAGATTCCAAGTCCAGCTTTATGGTATAGTTGGCCTTGATGAGAGGATCAGGATAGCGGATTGTTCTTCCATCGTAAGTGTTAAGGTACGGAATCCCCTTCTGACCAAAAGCCACAGAGCGGACCTTGCAAAGCTTAAACTGCCAAAAGGAGAAAACAGGttaattacatttttggaccgatagccagcaaatgtataggctatgtatattaagtataaataagcatataatatacatattacacacataatcagTGCATAAGTTTTGCATGTTTTAGCTAATGCCGTAGTTAATTTTGGCCGACTGGTCAAGAATGAAAAATAAACCTAAACTTTACATGGGCAGAAAATGAATCTAACACAGAAATTCCAGACAAATGCAAAAAACTACAACATTAATCTTACCTTGGATTCCTCATCCCTGATTGAGTGAAGACGGAATCGGCCCTTAGTGTCATAAAGGAGACGGAAGTTCTCATTCGTCTTCGGAATTGAAACGACATCTGTATATAGAAAATTAGAATTATCATTGTCAAGGAGCAAAACAACCCTTACAgccaaaagaaagggaaaatgcAATTTGGTTATTGAACAAAAAACTTTTGTTGACGAACGGACAACCTATCCATAGTATTCAAAAGTTCCAATTTATCTGACACACTTTTTATTTTAGGATGCAAAATGTTTGCCACCATTATCTTTCAGCTCAACTTTAAGAATTCAAATTCATTAAATTATTCTAAGAATTTACACTAATATATGATGTTTCATCTATCAAACTAACTTTTCAACCATCACTTTAATATTCTTTTCAAGTATACTTAGAGTATATCTACTCCCTCCACTTCATATTAAGTGGTGCCTTTAGCTTGGGCACACCCCTTGAGAAATCTAATGACTACAAGAAAGTAAGAAGTGTTATTATTAACTTACCCTTAATAAAATAGTATCTATTTAATACAGTTTCTTGGTTACATAAAAACCATTTATTTGAATAcgggtgaatttggaaggaaataattaatactccctctagatcaaaaaaagagtccacttaaccATTTGCACCCTccagatcaaaaaaagagtccacttagtcatttgcacaccccttaagaaaatactaactcctagacaaaaataggtaattggactaaactacccctaattaaataggcattgggatttgatcataaaACACTTAATACgggcaaatatggaaaaacaaggtttcttgatttgctaagtggactcttttttttatccaagaaaaaaaaggctaagctgactctttttttgatccggagggagtacctTCTTCATTATGTGAAATACTACTTATTTTGGACCAAAAACAAAAGGTAAAAACACTACTTAATATGGACAAAAGGGAGTAATATATAAGGCGGATGTTTTAAGTACATAAACACCAAATACCATCATACAAGATGGGATGAAGGAGCATTAGACAATATACCAGAAAACAGTCAATTTAGATAAAGTGCATTTACCCATGAAACCAGCTGGATATGTCTTGTCTGTCCGAACTTTCCCATCAACCGAAATTTGTCGTTGCATCAGAATTGCGATCACCTCACGGTATGTGAGAGCATACTTCAGCCTGTTTCGCAAGATAAGGGCCAACGGTAAGCACTCCCTTGATTTGTGTGGGCCAGAGGAAGGCTTGGGAGCCTATACAGGAaacaattgattttttttagcCAAAAGCATATCCAAATCTTCTAGAACTACATAGAAAAGACTATGAAAAAAGACGTCTCACTTACAAATGCTCCGCCAAGCTTATCAAGCATCCAATGCTTTGGGGCATTGAGCCTCTTCAGATGCTTCTTCAAACCTCTAGCCTGTACAAATTGTAAACCAGGTTTCAATATAATTAAACCGCAATTGACCCGCCAAGTATGCAATATGATGTATAACACAGAACCGTAAAGATCAATAAACATGAGCGATAGCAAAATTCTCTCAAGATAGAATATACTCTTCCATAAACAAGATTAGTAGACTTCAATACTAATACTATGAGCGGTATTTTGGTTTAATGTGCAAGTTCTACGGGGATTGCAATACATGGATTGTTTGAGCAGAGAATAAATATGGAGAACGTTATGCGGAGAATAAATAATACAAGGATTGTACATTGATTATAACAtaggaattatttttttttagggATAAACTATACTAAGGGCATTTTCATCTTTAGATTCTCTTTTCCACGTATTGCTAATACACATAGTACTTATTTTACCTTCTATCCcgtataaaataatacataaatttacGTATAACTTATTCTCGTATTAGATATACGATGTTTCATTTCCGGTAGTAAAATCGGCATACTTACGCGGATTTTAATAACAGAATAAAGCAATAACGATTTATATACCAACATTAACTTGGCTTACAACtcaaaccaaacaacccctaaggGGCAGTAATAGTATCAGACCCATCGAATGGGTTATCCAAATACCATTTAGAGCCTCCATCTATTCAATTGATTTAAGAGTAAACAGCCAAAACCATCATAGAACTATAAATAAGCCACATAAATCATGTAAAGGACAGGGCTCATTTACATGGTTTATGTGGGAAGACGGATTTATTTGAACCGATCAGCTCGTCCTACTAGCTTCAGGTCATATCTCTACAGAAAAACTACAGGCAGGAATTTTTACAACACAAGAACTAAAGTTTCACTAGCAAAATATTAGATAAGTACATTTTCACTATATATAACACATGAAAAAGAAAATGTACTAAAAAGAATGACAAATTATTCTTGATAACAAAGTTTTGATTTTTCAGTAGACCCAGTAATTAAAATATGTTTCTACATACTTATTTAGGTCTATAAAAAAAATTCCAATTTGAATCTATActatatataacacataaacaaATTGTCCTAATAAAACTCAGCAAGCCTAGATATATTCTTGATAACATAAGTAAGCCCAGCAAAAAAGATTTCAATTTGATTATACACTATATACTATAACACATAAAAAGATTGTACTAACAAAAATCAGCAAGCCTAAAAGatattcttgataacatgaataagcacagccaaaaaaaaaacaatttgattaaatactatatattataacacataaaaagATTGTACTAACAAAAATCAGCAAGCCTAAAAGatattcttgataacatgaataagcacaagaaaaaaatatttcaatTTGATTATATACGATATATTATAACACATAAAAATATTGTACTAACAAAAATCAGCAAGCCTAAAAGATATTCTTCATAACATGAATAAGCACAGCCAAAAAAAACAATTTGATTAAATACTATatatcataacacataaaaagatTGTACTAACAAAAATCAGCAAGCCTAAAAAATATTCTTCATAACATGAATAAGCacagcaaaaaaaaaacaatttgatTAAatactatatataaaaaaaagggcGTGGGGTCCggagaagggccggaccacaaggatctattgtacgcagccttaccttgcatttttgcaagaggctgtttccacggctcgaacccgtcaCATCGCAGCA is drawn from Lycium barbarum isolate Lr01 chromosome 8, ASM1917538v2, whole genome shotgun sequence and contains these coding sequences:
- the LOC132605785 gene encoding small ribosomal subunit protein eS4-like — its product is MARGLKKHLKRLNAPKHWMLDKLGGAFAPKPSSGPHKSRECLPLALILRNRLKYALTYREVIAILMQRQISVDGKVRTDKTYPAGFMDVVSIPKTNENFRLLYDTKGRFRLHSIRDEESKFKLCKVRSVAFGQKGIPYLNTYDGRTIRYPDPLIKANYTIKLDLESNKIVDFIKFDVGNVVMVTGGRNRGRVGVLKNREKHKGSFETVHIQDALGHEFATRLGNVFTLGKGTKPWVSLPKGKGIKLSIIEEARKRLAAQSATTA